Within Oreochromis aureus strain Israel breed Guangdong linkage group 19, ZZ_aureus, whole genome shotgun sequence, the genomic segment GATTACCTGAAACCTTTTATTTTTACGTCAATCCTCCCACCAATCTGCACGTATACCTCCCCTTCCCACATCCTCCAACCTCCCCCCCCCATCATGTAATTGAAATTCCCTCATCACTTCCCCCTCCAACATTGCCACCCGCTCCAGTCCTTATCCTTGAGAGGGTTGAGATGGAAGATCTCAGCAACAAGACTCTGAAGATCACAGACTTTGGACTGGCTCGAGAGTGGCACCGCACAACCAAGATGAGCGCTGCCGGCACCTACGCCTGGATGGCTCCTGAAGTCATCCGCTCATCTACATTCTCCAAGGGTAGCGACGTTTGGAGGTGGGCAGGGGAGGGTGTTtttgcagggaaaaaaacaaaagcatcatGTTGTGGAACTGGTCTGAAATGGTTAAAACACCACACACTAGAAAAAAGTTCAGCCCGGGCAGCAGTTGCCATAGTGACAAAGCACAGACTGACACATGGGAACAAGAACATTATGTTGAGTTTTATGAGAAGGGTACACAAATGCAGTGCATGTAACCGTAGCTTTATGCACTGTGATATTTTATGCAAGCTGACATACCAATGGATAATCAGGAAGCAAAAAAgatcaatttttaaaatatatttgtaatCACATATCTGATTTACAGAAATGTGTACAGAGTAACACCTGCAACCCTCACACCCATAACTGCTAAGATATTCTGCACATACTTAGCTcatgtgttttcatttccatatttggtgtgagagcagagatctcatacattcatttcagtgttatttattaTGCTAAAAGTTGAAAAGGCCGGTCATGTAGCTGATTGATTTACTTTGCAGTCATGTTTTAAGCAAGACTGTCAAGCATGTGGTGGTTTTAGCTTCTAATACATGATAATTTGTCTCCAGTGGTGTATCACTGGGTGTCTGGATCATTGGTTATACTAAATTAGTAATCTGAAGATATCAGTGGGAGTTCTGAGAAACTGAAAGGAATATTTGTCTGGAAATAATCAGCagaatatttaataaaatacatAACAATGCCCAGTTTATTTGGAAAATTTAGATATCATGATTTAGCCTAATAtcctcatttccagctccatgcTTTTATTCTTAAACTGTGCTTGAGTAACTCTGCATGATTTACAGGTCAAAGTAATTTAAATTTATCTTTTGTGCTGTCCTTTGGTGAATCCTCTCAGTTCATGCATCTGAAATAGGCCTTTTAGTTTCCTTCACAAACCCTTTAaaccagctttcttctgattggctgcctttCATTAACAGAAGGGTTACACAGTGGGTGGGTGGGTAGTCTGTGCTCTCAGCCAGAGCTGTACTCCTGGAGAGACAGTAAAGAGGATATCCCCACTCTGAGAtatcatacagagccaagagcAGTCTGAAGCCAAGTCACACCAAATCAAGCATCAGTGTATGTAAATGAGATGACAATTTTTCCACTTTGAGTGTCTAATTTAGGTATGTCATTTCAGTGTGGGAAGGATATTGGTGGTGGGTTTAGCACCGTCAGCTCTGAGCCTGCCGGTCACCTGGGGCGTTTCTGTGTTGATTTTGTTTGATCTCCCTGTGGATGCACACGTTTTCTCAGGGTgttccggcttcctcccacacaaacatgtcaggataaaaagttatttttaaattagGTGTAGGGGTGAAGTGTAAacagctgtctgtctgtgttagccctgtgatgtACTGTCCAGGCTGTCTCCCACCTCTCGCCTAATGAAAACTGGGATAGACTCAACCCTTCTGTCACCCTGGTTGGAAAACCAGTTAAAGGAATGAATTAATAGACTTTAAAAGTGGTTAATTCTCACAGTTCCCTGACGTTATTGGATTAATAACTTGTTTGCGTTATCACATATAGTGTGAGAATTGTGGGAGCCAAGACCAAGAAGTATGCATTATAAAAGTAACTCTTTTCTCAAGGGTGCTGAGAAGAAAGGGGAATTATTTCTTCTTCCTAATCAATGTTCCACCCTGATGTAGCATAAACACAGATCAAATACAGTAATTCCTAAGAACAGTGGTTTGTTTTGACCTGTTTAATTGCTATATAGCTGTGTAGACAGTCAGGGCATAACTTGTGTCATTATTTCCAAATCCTTCTGATCTAAATCTGTCAAGACTAACCTGTCATACACGAATCTTCACGCATTCCTGATTTATTTGATTTCTTGGTTATTTAGCTCCAGTATTAGTCACATGGATCTGTGAGCTTCTTTTCTGTCCTGTTgacattttctcattttgacCTTTTTATATCTCACCTTGGTATTTAAATGAGTGGTGCACAAATGCAGTGCCACACTAATcttttttgacatttattcaaataaaatgGGTTTGGTGAACACTCACAGTCTCTTTCAGCAAGCATCTTACTTAACATTCATAtattcatacacacttttagcTTTAGAGGCAGACTGACAGATATTGTGCAAGTACTTCTGCATATGCATCAAGCTCCTTTCTCCTGAGAGCACACTGGAGAAGCTGTTGatgtttagttgttttttttttttgtttttttttcagttatatATCCAAATTGAATTCATGAatctttcagtttcagttttttttcagcaACTGTTTTCtacgttttcctttttttaaaatctaaaagtTATGGTGTGCTGTTGTGGGAGCTGCTGACTGGAGAAGTCCCATTTCGTGGTATCGATGGTCTGGCAGTAGCTTATGGAGTGGCGATGAACAAAATGGCCTTGCCAATCCCGTCTACCTGTCCTGAGCCCTTTGCACGTCTTATGGAGGGTAAGAAAACAACATCATTTAATGTTCATGTGAAGTGTTGCCCTTCAGCTTTGATGAGAGGAATCACATATATATTTGAGATTCGGAAGCAAATATGTCAACCAGATGGCAGTTTGTTTTCCCAAACATAccacagattttcttttttctttttttttaattaaaaatcagATGGTTAACTACAAGATTCCTGTGTGTTCAGATCCTGTGAACCATAACTTACAAGCATCAAATTTGAACagaatattttattactttctgGAAACAGTTAAAGAGCAAATTTGCTTGGATTGTGTTTCATCTGGTGCCACAGACTGCTGGAGCCCAGACCCTCACTCTCGGCCACAGTTCACAGCTATCCTAGACCAGCTGACGGCCATTGAGGAGTCAGGCTTTTTTGAAATGCCAGCAGAATCCTTCCACTCTCTCCAAGATGACTGGAAACTGGAGATCCAGGAAATGTTTGATCAGCTGAGGACCAAGGAAAAGGTAAAGATGAGAGGTCTTTGATGTAGGTAGTTCGGAAAATTGCTGGTTAGGATTTAGAGTCatttgagggggaaaaaaagtgcatttgtgaggtcagacactgacgTTGGGTGAGAAGGCCTGGCTCAGTCTCCCCTCTAATTCATCCAGAAGGTGTTCTGTCGGGTTGAGGTCAGAACTCTGTggaggccagtcaagttctacCACACCAAACTCGCTCATTCATGTCTTCATGGACTTTGCATTGTGCACTGATGCACAGTCATGTTTGAACAGGAATgggccatccccaaactgctgccacaaagttgggagcatgaaattgtccaaaatgttttGGTATGCTGAtgcattaagagttcctttcatTGGCACTAAGGGGCCGAGCCAAACTCCCGAAAACAACCCCAGTTTTGGGATGTCCtgagcttttctttttcccattcactgtaaatacagctttgtttttactgtaagttttagtgttgttgtttttttaaattcacctCTTGTATTTGGATTTCCCAGGAGCTGCGATCGTGGGAGGAGGAGCTGACCCGAGCGGCACTGCAGCAGAAGTATCAGGAGGAGGCGTTGAGGAGGCGGGAGCAGGAACTAGCTGAACGTGAGATCCACATCCTGGAGCGAGAGCTCAATATCATCATTCACCAGCTCTACCAGGAAAAACCTCACGTGGAGAGCAGGCAGGGCAAGTTCCGCCGCAACCGCCTTAAACTCAAGGATGGGAACAGGATCAGCTTGCCTTCAGGTAATGCAAACAAATATGGTGCTTAAACACAAATCATAGttacacaataaaatattttaccCTTGATTGATTATAGCGAGCTGAAATGAATTTATAGACTTTGCCTGTATGTTTTGTCCCATTGTTTATGCAAATAGTTGTAATTATTACTAATTATATTTTCGTTTGTTCATAAAAACTCATTCCCATCAGCATGACAAGCAGTGTCACATGATCAATAAAGGAAATCATACTGACAAGCTCTTTAACAAATGTGTGGTTATTGCTGCTTTTATTGCTCTTAGTTGGAATTTTTCccataaaaagctttttttatgGCTTTGCGATGACACTGAGACATTGCTTCGAGCTGTCTTCAACTTTGTCACTTGAGTCAACATAGCTGGGGTGTGGCGTCACACTCAGATGACAGATAATAGCAATAGTTTCCTCGTGGGTaatcacagactgtatataaaagataggTGTCACTTCCAAGCCCTACAAGTGAAGGCAGTATGTCCCAGTAAGTCCCTTTCTTCATAATAACAGAAATTCTTACATTTTCCCCTGAAATGGAGTAAGTTGCAGGAAGTTCTCTCactgaaacaactgaaaatgaaaacatgctgcaaataattaaaagaaaatgggTTGGGGTATACCTACCTTTACATGACATATATTACCTTGAAAACAAAAGCACTTCTGACAgatttgtataaaaaaaaaaaaaaaatgacagggACTTTGATCACTTTCTtgtatgttttttaatttcaccAAACAGCAGGCTATCAATCCTTTTCACTTCTTTACTTGTCTCCATAATTTATCGTCTTTTCATTGCTCATACCGAGGCTCATACCAAGGCTGACGTGTGGCTGGCTCTGAGCTCTCTGAGCTCTGGATAGCTTGAAATTTAGCCACTTTTCCTTTGTTAGTGTCTCTGAAATGTTTATGCTCAGCTGGCGGTGATTTAGGTTTGTTGGTATGAATATTTTCGTGGTGGTGCCCCTACAACAGGGATGTGAAATGCATTTTATATTGTGGGCCACATACTACTGACTTTGATCATAAGTGGGCTGGACCAGTGAAACTACTTGATTGCAGTATGGATGGCAAATGGGGGGAGGGTGTATTTATTAATAGAAAATCTGTAAAACTGTAAATCTGTGTATGCCTTCATAATTTCAAATGCCATCCAGTGTGCTGGATTGGAATCTTTGATAGGTCAATTCtgcccatcatcatcatcatcatcatcatcatcatcatcatcatcatcatcatcatcatcatcatcatcatctttatttaaaaaataaccaCAGCTGACGCAAAGTGCTgtactaacataaataaaagaaagccaaataaaagaaaaatatttaattagttAGTTAATAACTAATTTCATTACAAGAGAAACTAAGTCTCACTAAGGTCAAAagccaaagaataaaaatgggtTTAAAGACATGTTTTAAAAGTGGACTCATATTTAACAACCCGCCCTACAGCCCTATTTTAATGAACTGTGTCTTCTTCACTCACAATGAAGAACTCACTAATGGTCATAGCCACACGCTAACATGTTGTTAGAGAGTGAATGTGCATGTGCATGAAACAGACTGGCTTGTAATCAAACAACTGGGACCTCTAAAGATCACTCAAATCAGTGAATCTCTAAAATGAATGTGCGATGTTCATCTTTTATACAGTATCTGTGCATAATGCTCTACAACTCTGACAATTTccaattattttaataaaatacgCACTCAATTATCAGTCCAGACATTGTAGAAATAAAGATTAATCAAAATTGTTCTCTATTACTGCTGCCAGCTATTCATGTATTATAATTCATATtactgtctgtcttttttttgtcttggatTTGCATTTACTAAGGTACCGCATACACAATTAGAAAAACTAATGCAAGTCTGATGAAATATTTTAGATTTTCAGCACAAAATCACTGTGCAGGCATCTCCTTCCCATGATCGACGGAGGAGTTTGCTTAGCAGCGGTTCCAGCCCTCCCACTAGTCCACCGATGTTGCCTCGCCTGAGAGCCATCCAGCGTAAGCATAATACAGTTTTGTATCATTATATTTCATAACTTATTTAAATCTTTTAGCAGATCAAACTTGTTATTGGCTCATGtagtttccttttttatttgttactATTCTTTAAAACCCATTTTGCATTTTCCTTCTGAAGATTTAGCAATATGTTATTTTCCAGTCACGCCGGGGGAAGGTTGTACAGGTTGGGGTCGCAACACTTGTTTTCAACCTGATGAGGAGGAAAGTGAGAGGAAGGGGTCAAGAAAGAAGGGCAGAACTCGTGGATGTGGCCCATACAGAGAACATAGCGCTGATGCAAGGTGAGGAGACTGTATTTTTGCGGAGGTTTTGTGGAGTAAGGCTTATACTTTTTTGTTGCATTCCAATATTTAAATTGCTTCTAAAGGTAAAAGGCGTGATTTGGAATACAAAACCCTTTCTTGCTCACAGTGTGAAGCCTCCCCATGAGGGCAGCCGACAACGATCCTGCAGTGCCCCAAACCTCCGCAGATCCCCTAGACACAGCCCAGCAGTGCCTGGAGTGCCAAGCCTTGTGGAGATGGGTGAGTAGGAAGAGCGTAGTAGTTCTGTTTTGTCTGACATATGCACACTCCACATTATAATAGAGGGAACAGCTGTAGCTTAAAGGTGGCAGGCTGGCTAGAAGTGAGCTGTTTCACTCCCACGCGGTTCTTAGTGGTTGGCCTGGCAGACTCGCAGATGTGCATGTTTGCAGCTGTATGAAGATTATCCACTTTCAGCAAACTGAATTTAGAAAGATGGAATTTGAAATACTAATAGACTTCAGGTCATTTACACTATTAAACGTTCACTATTGTTTCTGTGAATATatcaagaaaaaaagttttatgtGTATGTTTTTTAACCAATTAAGTACGTTTTATAGTTCAAACATGGTACTTTTTTTCAGAAAATGAAGACTGCTGCTTCACTACTGAACCAGGAGCAGCTCCTGGTCAGTCCTACCTCTGCATTCCCTTCCATAAGGAGacccacactgctgctgccgctgctgatGGTGATGGAGATGAGTACTGCCTCAGCAGTCAGGTGCCAGGAACACCACCATGCAGGAAGAGCCCAGGTGGAAGCAGACGCTCTGAACTGGTTTTGCTGGGCTGCGGGGCTCTGCTTGCAGCCGTCGGGCTGGGCTACAACTTGCTAACGTTGGCCCAACCGGAAGAGCATATCAAACCACGCTGGGAGGGCTTTTTCCATAGAACGGGGAGCCAGAGGCGAAGCACAAGCCCCCCGACGCGCAGACTATTCCGGCGGGAAAGCCCGCTCAAACCGTCGGCACCCTCACTACCTGAACGAGGCTTACCCTCCTCATACACACTGCTGTCTTTATCATCAGTGTCTGACTGCAACTCCACTCGCTCGCTGTTGCGCTCTGACAGCGAGGAGCTGTTGGTCTGCCGCCCTGCCTCACCGCCCACACAGCCTCCTCTTCCCTCTCATGTCTCACAGCATCAAGCCATCCAAACTCCAATCAACCCACTGGTCAACACACACCTTGAGAGCTTCAAGCGCAACCCACGCCAGTCGCTCACACCCACACATGTTCCCTGCACCACAAGTTCCTCACGCAGCCTCCGTCGAACACCATCAGACGGAGCCATCAAGAAGAGCTGCCCACCTAATAATCTGGAGCCATTACCGGAAAAAACAGCATTAGAAAACACAGGTAAAGTGTtgactgtgttttgttttttttgtttacagttAGAAGTCGAAGTGGAATCTTCTACCTTTGTCTGTGTGGGTTATCTCCTGGTACTCTGGGGAACTCCCACAGTCCatagacatgcagttagtggggttaggttagttgatgattttttaaattgacCATGTTGTGACTGTGAGTATGAATGGTCTGTGCAGGTTCTCAGttagagcttggaaagaaaagcgactggacttctttaagtttcttgaagatgtttcacttctcatctgagaagcttcttcagtcctGAAacatgaatggttgtctgtctctttatGTTAACCCTGTgtcagactggcgacctgtccagggtgtaatcCAGCTCTCGCCCTATAGTAACTGGGTTAAGCTCCAAGCCTCCCCCAAGTATGAACTacataaatagaagaaaatggatggatgatgttTTGTGGACTAATTGGATTTGTTTTTCTGGTTCCCATGatgtctaacataaatgtaaggAAGACAGAAGCCTGGGAAAACAGGATTAACAGTGTTAATTAAGCATCAACACCAGCATGTTGCCATTATTATGTTTTAATCATTGCATTAGCCattagctgaaaaaaaaaaaaaacataaattctGTGTGGAAAAGACAACATTTAAACaatcatatttattttaatcaaaCGTTTTCTGAGTAGGTAAAACCAAAGACAAATGTGGATGTGGCTTACAAATCTCCAAAGAGATGCTAGATTGCAGCTTTATACTGCCTGCATTCTGAAAAATGGCCACCAGGGGGTGACACGTTTGGCTGCTAAAAGATTTTCTGTTGCAAAGTCTAAAAACCTGCGCCATTGCTCTATTACCTCAGTAAAAACTTTTCCTGTGATTAAGTGAATTCACAGTCGGACCTCATAATGTCTTGTTCAAGCTAAGTTGACGAGTGagtcacagcatttctgctatgtccatcatttatatacagtctgtaggTAAAGCATCCTTAATCGAATGAAGTTGTTTAGAATCATTTCCAAATAGCtgatatttaataataatatccTAAATTTTTGCCAATTAGCAAACTTTTATTCTGCTACAACAGGTGGCTTCAGAGTTTTAAAAGAAGACTGTTCAGAGGTCCCTCGGCTGCCCGATCCAAATGTTGTCTTCCCACCAACACCTCGCCGTCGCTGTCCTCCCGAACGCCCCAAAACCTTGGACTTTGTGGCACGACCTCGACCTTCACCACGAGCGCGCTCCGAAGTGTTTTGGGCAGAAGCGAGGCCCAGGGGAAACGGACAGACCCTAGGTAACGGCGACTCCCCTGCCCACACCTCAAGCACAGAGACTCCACCCACCGTAGAGTTCGGGAGAGACTCAGCAGTGCTACCCACACCCATGGAGGCCCCAACACCGTACTCCCCACGCCGGAATGAAAATTTGTTGGATCAGCTGGATGAGGGACAGTATCGGGATGGAACAGTCCCGCTCTGCAGACCGGAGACGAGTGTTCCTAAAGACTCACCTTACCGCTACAAACCAGGATTCTGGTCATAACCCACCCTGACCCTCATTGGCCCTACACAACATGGAGACTCTACGTGCTGTTAGCTTTTGGATGACCACAAATTTGGGTCAGTTAGCAATCTGGAATTTATTCACCTTTCTCCATCTACACAGTGGTCGTAAATGCTAGGAAGATATTTACTGTGAAAACACTCCCTTTCTGGCATTTGTTGCAGCAAATCTTTAAATCTTGCATCCAAAACTgctcaaacaaaaaaataaaagaattttaaaatattatctgACCCAAGCCTGCTTGATTATTCATTAGACGAAAGAGATTTCatgtgtcatttatttttttctttcagactaaAGTCATTAATGGCTTTCACTTACATAAAGCTTTGCATACTTGTCTTGATTTTATGCTTGAGTTAAAGATTGTGCATTTAATAAAGTGCACTTTTGAAAAGCATCATGAATGTAAAGCATCAGGTTTTCCCACTGTCAAAAACCTCTGGCTCTGCTTGTCTGTAAAAGCATTGTGTTATGTGAAATCCTCTGTACATGTATATCACCCACTCCTGTTCTCATGGCAGATGGATTCCTGTTTTGCACCTGTTGTCACCAGTCACTTCTACTATCCCAGTGATGGGGGATGTTCTAGTATAATATGTGCACTTCTTTGTATTAGCAACCTACAGTCTAGAAACGGTCTCCGTAAACTAATGTCTGACGTCGTCTCGAGCTCTGTATGGTGACCATAAAGAAGAATGTCACTACCGCTTGGGTTCAAAAGAGAGACCATTCCCTTTCCTGTCTACTATTTGGTGTAATCCTGCAAGAGCAGCCAGAAGAGAAACATTTCTCCAAACTAAAAAGGGAACTTTGTGTTTGTAACTATGTAAATTGTCTGCCTCATAAATTGTTGATAGATGATGTAATGAGGGATACAAAGTGGCATTTAGGTTATGTGAGCCTCAGTGATGAAAGACTTCACTTTCAAGCAGGCCCTGGTGGCGTGTGGAAGTTTAGCCTgggttatttttatatttgcgtttatttcattgtatttattAAGTAATTTATctgatgatttatttttatatcatttgttttatttgcctTGTGGGTTTTCGACACTTATTAATAATTTCCATaaattttttttagtgttttcagCATCTGTGCGAATAAACATTCGGTCTGTTCTGATGTTGCACTATTCAACAGATTTCATGACCACAGCTACATATCAAAATTTTAATTTGATGACAATTTTTagtcattttattaaataaaaaataacaagttAGCAGCTTTGAAATAAATAGGTGCTAAATGCATTTAAACTGGGATTTTCCTCACTGGAGTGAGGTAAATAATGTGTTTTCAGAttctatttgttttaatttcctggacagagcagtttataacaaaataaaagatattTAGGCAGTGATTTACTGTGCCTCTGCCAGAGATTAATCCTGTTAATTAACTGTAAATCCACCACATTAAAATAGAGCAACAattatgtgaaaaaaatgaacagaaatatTCTCTGACTTCAGTCTCAATGCCTGATTCTCTCATTTTATTTCCAAATGTTAAGTGGCCTCTTATATTTCAGCTGTCTTTATTCTAAGTGTGACCCGATGTACTTGTGTATGTGAATGCTTTTTCAGAATGTGCTCATGCTCAATGTAGAAACACGGTATTTCAACTATGGGCAGTAGTTGAAACAAACTTAAGGTGTCATGTCTGAAACGTTACCACGAATAAGCTGAACTGTTGCTCATGCTGGGAACAATACTGTTAATGACTGATTTGTATTGCACTGGAACACACTTGAGTAAAATCATAGTAAACTATTTAACTGGATCAGTATTTCTTCGTTAAGCCTCTGCATTTGTTTATGTGACTATTAGCCATGATGATAACACAAGCGTGTATTCACTAGGCCAGTCAGTAGGGTTTGAGTAGCTCAAGAGTTAAATGTGTTGCTTATCCCAGTGAACTATTTTGCATGTAAAAATATGTAGATTTTATGTGAAATGTTCAATTTATACCCAAAACATACCAAACCAACAACAGAGCAGCACATACACGCTGATGCTACTCATGATGACACACCCATTGTGCTGTAATACTCTTTGCAGCCTCCTTTGGGCATGCCTCACAATGTTCATCCAGCTTCTTAATCACTTTTCCCTCTAGGGCAGGAATGGGTGATTAATTTTCCCAAggggccacatgagaaactgggactgttgtggagggctgCGCCGATAAGATAAAAATAGTACTGAGTAGGATTGAGTTCAGCTTATTGGTGTTGCCCTCTACAACTGTCCCAGTTTCTCATTTGGCCCAATGGGAAACTTCATTGCCCACCTCTGATATAGGTTCTTGGTAGGGCTGGAGCTTTTCACGGGATATGCAGGATACACCCTGAACAGATCATCAGTtaatcacagggctaacacagagacagacgtTTTTTCATGTGTTGCAAGTACACCTACAGACCATTTAGAATCACCATTTAAGCTTGTATCAATATGTTCAGATTGCAGATGAAAACCAAAGCACTCTGATAATCCCCAACCATGTGGCCACTGGTGTTTTTGTCCCACAAACCTGGCAGCCCAAGCCTTCAGGTCTCCTCAGCTTTGTGTCAGCTTAAACTTATTATCCTCTACCAGTAACTTTACTGCTCTAAAAATCTAAGAAAATAGTGGaaactattaaaaaatatatactatAAACCATAATTCTTCTCAGATCCAAGCAACAGACAAAATTAAGTACAAGCTGCTGAAAAATTACTGAGCAGCAgtttgttttatgtatattagcattagcattaaattacaacacaagaaaaacGTAACTT encodes:
- the map3k9 gene encoding mitogen-activated protein kinase kinase kinase 9, with the translated sequence MDVFKPALDSSSPKACVSSTEEAEEDVFRWPTPANGISAAPDTGPAAPGFWTAVFDYEATADDELSLRKGDLVEVLSKDSLVSGDEGWWTGMIADRVGIFPSNYVSKGTGIPEEIRATSEQQYPVPPLHLLEIDFSELTLEEIIGVGGFGKVYRAMWQGAEVAVKAARRDPDEDLEQTMESVRQEAKLFAMLSHPNIMGLLGVCLQEPNLCLIMEYARGGPLNRALAGKRIPPCTLVDWAVQIARGMHYLHCQAIVPIIHRDLKSSNILILERVEMEDLSNKTLKITDFGLAREWHRTTKMSAAGTYAWMAPEVIRSSTFSKGSDVWSYGVLLWELLTGEVPFRGIDGLAVAYGVAMNKMALPIPSTCPEPFARLMEDCWSPDPHSRPQFTAILDQLTAIEESGFFEMPAESFHSLQDDWKLEIQEMFDQLRTKEKELRSWEEELTRAALQQKYQEEALRRREQELAEREIHILERELNIIIHQLYQEKPHVESRQGKFRRNRLKLKDGNRISLPSDFQHKITVQASPSHDRRRSLLSSGSSPPTSPPMLPRLRAIQLTPGEGCTGWGRNTCFQPDEEESERKGSRKKGRTRGCGPYREHSADASVKPPHEGSRQRSCSAPNLRRSPRHSPAVPGVPSLVEMENEDCCFTTEPGAAPGQSYLCIPFHKETHTAAAAADGDGDEYCLSSQVPGTPPCRKSPGGSRRSELVLLGCGALLAAVGLGYNLLTLAQPEEHIKPRWEGFFHRTGSQRRSTSPPTRRLFRRESPLKPSAPSLPERGLPSSYTLLSLSSVSDCNSTRSLLRSDSEELLVCRPASPPTQPPLPSHVSQHQAIQTPINPLVNTHLESFKRNPRQSLTPTHVPCTTSSSRSLRRTPSDGAIKKSCPPNNLEPLPEKTALENTGGFRVLKEDCSEVPRLPDPNVVFPPTPRRRCPPERPKTLDFVARPRPSPRARSEVFWAEARPRGNGQTLGNGDSPAHTSSTETPPTVEFGRDSAVLPTPMEAPTPYSPRRNENLLDQLDEGQYRDGTVPLCRPETSVPKDSPYRYKPGFWS